In Triticum urartu cultivar G1812 chromosome 6, Tu2.1, whole genome shotgun sequence, the following proteins share a genomic window:
- the LOC125512996 gene encoding BTB/POZ and MATH domain-containing protein 1-like: MSPSRSASAIVADKTEGYHFLTIHDYSQTKGVPTGEGIGSQPFTVGGHRWCIYYYPNGDRSEAADYVSFSLELEEEDGATAVKAQFRFCFAGEEEEAKQAALLALASVDEFTSRGRWVCTKFINRKVLENSKHLKNNSFMVRCDILVIHRYRSTDNAVAYVSVPPCDSSQDFGELLETEKGADVVFEVGDETVAAHRCVLAARSPVFAAELFGPMKEGNVAAAGVVRLEDMEMEVFKALLRYAYTSSLSLQGMANDHITCRKILVAADRYGMGRLKLICEEWICECINVDTVVTILALAEQHHCEGPKQACFDFLADPTKLRAVMVTSGFQHLWESCPSLMMELMDMCLPH; the protein is encoded by the coding sequence ATGTCGCCGTCGAGGTCTGCATCCGCCATCGTCGCCGACAAAACGGAAGGGTACCACTTTCTCACAATCCACGACTACTCCCAAACCAAGGGCGTCCCCACCGGTGAGGGGATCGGTTCACAGCCCTTCACAGTCGGCGGCCACCGTTGGTGCATCTACTATTACCCCAACGGTGATCGCTCGGAGGCTGCGGACTATGTGTCCTTCTCCCTGgaactagaagaagaagatggcGCGACGGCGGTGAAGGCCCAGTTCAGATTCTGTTTCgcgggcgaggaggaggaggcgaagcAGGCGGCGTTGCTGGCGTTGGCATCGGTGGACGAATTCACCTCCAGGGGCCGCTGGGTGTGTACGAAGTTCATCAACAGGAAGGTCCTGGAGAACTCCAAGCATCTAAAGAACAACTCGTTCATGGTCCGGTGCGACATCCTTGTCATACACAGGTACCGTTCCACGGACAACGCTGTGGCCTACGTCTCCGTGCCCCCATGCGATTCGTCCCAGGACTTTGGTGAGCTCCTCGAGACTGAGAAGGGCGCCGACGTGGTGTTCGAGGTTGGCGATGAGACCGTCGCCGCACACCGTTGCGTGCTCGCGGCCCGCTCGCCGGTCTTCGCAGCTGAGCTCTTCGGACCAATGAAGGAGGGCAATGTTGCCGCTGCTGGCGTCGTGCGCTTGGAAGACATGGAGATGGAGGTGTTCAAGGCGCTGCTCCGTTACGCGTACACGAGCTCACTGTCACTGCAGGGGATGGCGAACGACCACATCACGTGCCGGAAAATTCTCGTCGCGGCAGACAGGTATGGCATGGGGCGGCTGAAGCTAATCTGTGAGGAGTGGATCTGTGAGTGCATTAACGTGGACACGGTCGTGACCATCCTGGCGCTAGCCGAGCAGCACCATTGTGAGGGACCAAAGCAGGCGTGCTTCGATTTTCTTGCAGATCCGACGAAGCTCAGGGCGGTCATGGTCACCAGCGGCTTCCAGCATCTGTGGGAAAGCTGCCCTTCTCTTATGATGGAGCTCATGGACATGTGCTTGCCGCATTAG